The Niallia alba genome includes a window with the following:
- a CDS encoding exonuclease domain-containing protein yields MDFIAIDFEIANADMASACSIGLAYVENNSIIKEEYFLIKPPSLLFDPKFTAIHGITEKDVEEAKSFPEVWEWIKEAISSHTIIAHNAQFDMSVLYCCLEKYQFDMPDFSYICSIPISNRATRGAKVGQSLKERTSYFGISMEEHHHAGSDARACAELVIACIQSRKKDSLSTYCASYPTLPIKQFSELKPQTTFGRATTFSKRKPVKKFSSVSISEITPTTDSFDENHPLYEKNLVFTGDLQSLERKEAMQQVVDLGGVIKSGVSSKTDYLVVGVQDQKLVGSEGISSKEKKAYDLQAKGKAIEIINEQQFLALLNKERVNH; encoded by the coding sequence GTGGATTTTATTGCTATCGATTTTGAAATAGCGAATGCGGATATGGCAAGTGCCTGCTCAATAGGACTAGCTTATGTAGAAAATAATTCTATTATTAAAGAGGAATATTTTTTAATTAAACCTCCAAGTCTATTATTTGATCCAAAGTTTACAGCGATTCATGGAATAACCGAAAAAGATGTTGAGGAAGCGAAAAGTTTTCCGGAGGTTTGGGAATGGATAAAAGAAGCTATTTCTTCTCATACCATCATTGCCCACAATGCTCAGTTTGATATGAGTGTTCTCTATTGCTGTCTGGAAAAATATCAATTCGATATGCCTGATTTTTCTTATATTTGTAGCATTCCCATTAGTAATCGCGCAACTAGAGGGGCGAAGGTGGGCCAATCATTGAAGGAGCGAACATCTTATTTTGGTATTTCAATGGAAGAACATCATCACGCAGGTTCGGATGCGCGAGCATGTGCAGAGCTTGTCATTGCTTGCATTCAGTCGAGAAAAAAGGATTCGTTAAGTACCTATTGTGCTTCTTATCCAACTCTTCCTATTAAACAATTTTCTGAACTAAAACCACAAACTACTTTTGGCAGAGCTACTACTTTTTCTAAAAGAAAGCCAGTCAAAAAATTCTCATCAGTTTCCATTTCAGAAATTACGCCAACAACTGATTCTTTTGATGAGAACCACCCACTTTATGAAAAAAACCTTGTTTTCACTGGCGATCTACAATCACTTGAACGAAAAGAAGCCATGCAGCAAGTTGTCGACTTAGGTGGAGTCATCAAAAGTGGCGTCAGCAGCAAAACCGATTATTTGGTTGTCGGCGTACAAGACCAAAAGCTTGTCGGATCAGAAGGCATAAGTTCAAAAGAGAAAAAAGCATACGATTTACAAGCAAAAGGAAAGGCAATTGAAATTATCAATGAACAACAATTTTTAGCGTTATTGAATAAAGAGCGAGTAAATCATTAA
- a CDS encoding YwaF family protein, producing the protein MKGWYGHLDNDFPFELFSVSHLVMIGILITGGVLLAVFRNAIENRSGIVRFVFFLLLLGLEAMYHYWMYKDRLWNATFMLPFHLCSISLVLCLLLLITKWELVFQVVYFIGIIGALMAIVTPELFFGYPHFRYFHFFVTHILIIWTCLYFVLVHQYKPTKKGLFLSFAFLNSCAGLAWMVNKYTGGNYMFLASKPANGSLFDYLGPYPYYVFVLEVVALLLFLALLIPFRWKRGQQRRKGAL; encoded by the coding sequence ATGAAGGGATGGTACGGGCATCTTGATAATGATTTCCCCTTTGAATTATTTTCTGTATCCCATCTAGTTATGATAGGCATTCTTATTACAGGGGGTGTGTTACTTGCTGTTTTTCGGAATGCCATCGAAAATCGAAGTGGTATTGTTCGATTTGTCTTTTTCCTATTACTACTAGGTTTAGAGGCGATGTATCATTATTGGATGTATAAGGATCGGTTATGGAATGCTACTTTTATGCTGCCGTTCCATCTTTGTTCCATTAGTTTAGTTCTTTGCTTGCTGCTACTAATTACTAAATGGGAGCTTGTTTTTCAAGTAGTTTATTTTATTGGAATTATAGGCGCATTAATGGCTATTGTCACACCAGAATTGTTTTTTGGTTATCCCCATTTCCGTTATTTTCACTTTTTTGTTACGCACATTCTTATTATATGGACATGTCTTTACTTTGTGCTTGTCCACCAATATAAACCGACAAAAAAAGGATTGTTTCTGTCATTCGCCTTTCTAAATAGTTGTGCTGGACTGGCGTGGATGGTCAATAAATATACAGGTGGTAATTATATGTTTTTAGCCTCTAAGCCAGCAAATGGTTCCCTTTTCGATTATTTGGGACCATATCCGTATTATGTGTTTGTTCTTGAGGTAGTCGCACTTTTATTGTTTTTAGCTTTGCTAATTCCATTTCGATGGAAAAGGGGACAGCAGAGGAGAAAAGGAGCCTTATAA
- a CDS encoding anti-sigma factor yields the protein MSEEYKKKLEAFKRGELSEVEAEEMERDLEKVEQYLQVFEEAEMGNQEQAVTPMMDQKKQKKILRKGKWKARFQTAFTALGLIITFTIISSILTAVYYSWGTPDRTDVYRNIIDLTLTVTDPYGQFSGTSTNTKPYFGLEATTDIEKRVGDEIFKVGEYKTNFLFSMMSFPEKETEGIIPQQQPSFSFLSKETSPSEWNRLEKVKSGTVSSVYLSFSELLSTNEVFDHFKDRNLDIIWFAVDTGVEAKEEYGFEAIGFPSTPIWHDDDMITDSVEEEGNFWFSVESSSASSPEYTEGDSKILHQQFLKTLKFLEPYEKKAEKFHFGHLDLGKRLEYLEKHGVYHYGIVITGPTEEILKLKKESWINDIRIDEISFWNWNR from the coding sequence ATGAGTGAGGAATACAAAAAAAAATTAGAGGCCTTTAAACGAGGAGAACTTTCGGAAGTGGAAGCGGAAGAAATGGAAAGGGATTTAGAAAAAGTCGAACAATATTTACAAGTTTTTGAGGAAGCTGAAATGGGAAATCAAGAACAAGCTGTAACTCCGATGATGGATCAAAAAAAACAAAAGAAAATTTTAAGAAAGGGAAAATGGAAAGCCAGATTTCAAACAGCATTTACTGCCTTAGGACTAATAATTACTTTCACCATTATTTCTTCCATTTTAACTGCTGTTTATTACTCCTGGGGCACTCCAGATAGAACGGATGTATACCGAAACATCATTGATTTAACATTAACTGTAACAGATCCATACGGTCAGTTTAGTGGAACCAGCACAAATACAAAACCTTACTTTGGACTGGAAGCAACAACAGATATAGAAAAACGGGTTGGAGATGAAATCTTTAAAGTAGGAGAATATAAAACAAATTTTTTATTTTCGATGATGAGTTTTCCAGAAAAGGAAACAGAGGGAATTATACCACAGCAACAACCCTCTTTTTCTTTTTTATCAAAAGAAACCTCTCCATCAGAATGGAACAGACTTGAAAAAGTAAAGAGTGGTACTGTCTCGTCTGTTTATCTGTCCTTTTCTGAATTATTATCTACTAATGAAGTCTTTGATCATTTTAAAGATAGAAATTTAGATATTATCTGGTTTGCAGTAGATACAGGAGTAGAAGCTAAAGAGGAATATGGATTCGAAGCCATTGGATTTCCTAGTACACCAATATGGCATGATGATGATATGATCACGGATTCCGTAGAAGAGGAAGGAAATTTTTGGTTCTCAGTGGAATCCAGCTCCGCTTCTTCACCTGAGTATACAGAAGGAGATTCCAAGATTCTACATCAACAATTTCTAAAAACACTAAAATTTTTAGAGCCCTATGAAAAAAAGGCAGAAAAGTTTCATTTCGGTCATTTAGACTTAGGCAAGCGATTAGAGTATCTGGAAAAGCATGGGGTTTATCACTATGGAATTGTCATTACAGGTCCCACAGAGGAAATATTAAAGTTGAAAAAGGAAAGCTGGATAAACGACATTCGCATTGATGAAATAAGTTTTTGGAATTGGAATAGATAA
- a CDS encoding SpoVR family protein — MNEVEQKELEYAIDEITEIASGFGLDFYPMRYEICPADIIYTFGAYGMPTRFSHWSFGKQFHKMKLHYDLGLSKIYELVINSNPCYAFLLDSNSLINNKLIVAHVLAHCDFFKNNVRFQNTKREMVESMAATADRIRQYEIKYGKHEVETFLDAVLAIDEHIDPSLMRPKLAWSMDDVEFVEEEEPTSTPYDELWGLDDRNKPKKQKKKVAKKFPPQPEKDLLLFIENFSRELTDWQRDVLTMMREEMLYFWPQLETKIMNEGWASYWHQRIVRELDLTSAEAIEFAKLNAGVVQPSKTGINPYYLGLKIFEDIEERYNNPTEEMKKRGVKQGSGREKMFEVREIESDISFLRNYLTKDLVMREDMYLFQKQGRDYKIVDKAWEQVRDQLVSMRVNGGFPYITVNDGDYNKNGELYLKHGYEGIELDLKYLEKVLPYIHQLWGRGVHIETVVEDKQLVYSYDGKALHRKYL; from the coding sequence ATGAATGAGGTAGAACAAAAGGAATTAGAATATGCCATTGACGAAATTACCGAGATTGCTTCTGGATTTGGACTAGACTTTTATCCAATGAGATATGAAATTTGTCCTGCGGATATCATTTATACATTCGGTGCATACGGAATGCCTACTCGATTTTCCCATTGGAGTTTTGGAAAACAGTTTCATAAAATGAAACTACATTATGATTTAGGATTGTCAAAAATATATGAATTAGTTATAAACTCAAACCCGTGCTATGCATTTTTGCTTGATAGTAACTCGTTAATCAATAATAAACTGATCGTTGCCCATGTTCTGGCACACTGTGACTTCTTTAAAAATAATGTGCGGTTTCAAAATACGAAACGTGAAATGGTCGAAAGCATGGCAGCAACAGCCGATCGAATTCGCCAATACGAAATCAAATATGGAAAGCATGAAGTGGAAACGTTTTTGGATGCTGTATTAGCCATTGATGAACATATTGATCCAAGCTTGATGAGACCTAAATTGGCATGGTCGATGGATGATGTAGAGTTTGTGGAGGAAGAAGAACCAACCAGTACTCCTTATGATGAATTATGGGGATTGGATGACCGAAATAAACCAAAAAAGCAAAAGAAAAAGGTAGCGAAGAAATTCCCGCCACAGCCTGAGAAAGATTTATTACTTTTTATCGAAAACTTTAGTAGAGAGCTCACGGACTGGCAAAGGGATGTTTTAACGATGATGCGAGAGGAAATGCTTTATTTCTGGCCTCAATTAGAAACAAAGATCATGAATGAAGGCTGGGCATCCTACTGGCATCAGCGAATTGTCAGGGAATTAGACTTAACAAGTGCAGAAGCGATTGAATTTGCGAAGCTAAATGCAGGGGTTGTACAGCCGTCTAAAACGGGCATAAACCCCTATTATCTAGGATTAAAGATATTTGAAGATATTGAGGAACGCTATAATAATCCAACTGAGGAAATGAAGAAACGCGGAGTTAAGCAAGGTTCAGGACGGGAAAAGATGTTTGAGGTTCGCGAAATAGAATCAGATATTTCTTTTCTAAGAAACTATTTAACAAAAGATCTCGTGATGAGAGAAGACATGTATCTTTTCCAAAAGCAAGGCAGAGATTATAAAATTGTCGATAAAGCATGGGAGCAGGTACGTGATCAATTAGTAAGCATGAGGGTTAACGGTGGATTCCCATATATTACAGTCAATGATGGTGATTATAATAAAAATGGTGAGCTATACTTAAAGCATGGTTATGAAGGAATTGAATTAGACTTGAAATATTTAGAAAAAGTACTTCCGTATATTCATCAATTATGGGGGAGAGGCGTGCATATTGAAACAGTGGTAGAAGATAAACAGCTTGTTTATAGCTATGACGGAAAAGCGCTGCACCGAAAATATTTATAA
- a CDS encoding sigma-70 family RNA polymerase sigma factor, producing MKDSIDTIYQTYFNDIYYFLLSLCHNHHSAEDLVQETFFRAHLYLENFQGKNVKAWLFTVAYHVFIDQFRKNKRLVIKEDDFFQRKMDNAQRIEETIVLKEDIQRVIDILKILPEKQKMAVLLADFHELTTEEAAAVMNVSPTYFKVLLFRGRQIIRQRRKEFHE from the coding sequence ATGAAGGATTCTATCGATACTATTTATCAAACTTATTTTAATGATATATATTATTTTCTCCTTTCACTCTGCCATAATCATCATTCTGCAGAAGATTTAGTTCAAGAAACATTTTTTAGGGCACATCTCTATCTAGAAAATTTTCAAGGAAAAAATGTGAAGGCTTGGCTTTTTACTGTTGCTTATCATGTATTTATCGATCAGTTTCGAAAAAATAAGCGACTAGTAATCAAAGAGGATGATTTCTTTCAAAGAAAGATGGATAACGCACAGAGAATAGAGGAGACAATCGTACTAAAAGAAGATATCCAAAGGGTTATAGACATTCTAAAAATATTACCTGAGAAACAAAAGATGGCTGTATTATTAGCTGATTTTCATGAACTAACAACAGAAGAAGCCGCAGCGGTCATGAACGTTAGTCCTACCTACTTTAAAGTACTACTGTTCCGGGGAAGACAGATTATAAGACAGAGGAGGAAAGAATTCCATGAGTGA
- a CDS encoding thiol-disulfide oxidoreductase DCC family protein, with the protein MIVLFDGVCNLCSKSVQFIIKRDPHNQFLFASLQSEMGKSLLEKHHLSEVDSVVLIKEDMYYMESDAALEICRHLSSGWKLLAILKVIPSSIRDPLYQFVARNRYRWFGKQDSCMLPTEEMKKRFL; encoded by the coding sequence ATGATTGTGTTATTTGATGGGGTTTGTAATTTATGTAGTAAAAGTGTGCAATTTATTATAAAAAGGGATCCTCATAACCAATTCCTTTTTGCTTCTCTGCAAAGTGAAATGGGAAAAAGTCTTTTAGAAAAACATCATTTATCCGAGGTTGATAGTGTCGTTCTTATTAAAGAAGATATGTACTATATGGAATCAGATGCGGCTTTGGAAATTTGCCGCCATCTTTCTAGTGGATGGAAGCTTCTAGCTATTTTAAAAGTGATTCCTTCCTCCATAAGAGATCCTCTTTATCAATTTGTTGCTAGAAATCGTTATAGATGGTTCGGCAAACAAGACTCTTGTATGCTTCCAACAGAAGAGATGAAGAAGCGTTTTTTGTAA
- a CDS encoding aspartyl-phosphate phosphatase Spo0E family protein — MVLSRINIENACELLDTIDLLKTQLLKYGIEKGLNDPNTIQISEQLDTYIVMYQKKMAQK, encoded by the coding sequence ATGGTACTTTCTCGCATTAATATTGAAAATGCATGTGAACTACTAGACACTATCGATTTACTAAAGACCCAATTGCTTAAATATGGGATTGAAAAAGGCTTAAATGATCCCAATACCATTCAAATAAGTGAACAGCTAGACACATATATTGTCATGTATCAGAAAAAAATGGCTCAAAAATAG
- a CDS encoding penicillin-binding transpeptidase domain-containing protein produces the protein MKKRWMLLLILILIAVVTGCNKNDPTPDERLSQYIKLWNDQKFKDMYAFLSTEAKENISEEDFVARYEKIYTDLSIKDLKITYKKPAEDEKFNKVEKAEIPFSVKMNSMAGEISFDNQAALVKEEREKDENWYINWDTTYIFSELGPDDKISVNTIPAERGSIVDKNENPLAMNGVIYEIGLVPEQMGDNSDAVVNELAKLLDIKKDTVEKALNADWVQPSFFVPIKKVATGDRAYLDKLFALPGVQKQDTKGRIYPFGESAAHLIGYIGNITAEELEKNQEKGYSSTDVIGKRGLEQVLEERLKGSNGEQISIKKTDGSTVTLAKKEVQNGENIKLTIDADLQKEIYEKMDGEAGTAAAINPQTGETLALVSSPAFDPNKMVVGLTTSEKEAYDNNKLDPFTNRFKNKYAPGSVMKPLVAAAALTEGVITPEQERKITTKQWQKDKSWGGYFVTRVHSSSAPVNLADALLYSDNIYFAQTALDLGKEKFANELKKFGFEEPFTYAFPIETSTYGKLDTEILLADSGYGQGHVEMSVIHLATAYTPFVTGGNLMTPTLLDSDEKGKVWKEKIMDESVANTISDDLQQVIENPNGTARGGKISGKTFAGKTGTAELKEKQGEKGTENGWYVTYDKDKKDFLIAMMMEAVQDKGSSGHVVKKVKEIIE, from the coding sequence ATGAAAAAGAGATGGATGCTTTTACTGATATTAATTTTGATAGCAGTGGTAACAGGATGCAATAAAAATGATCCTACCCCAGATGAACGGCTATCACAATATATAAAACTTTGGAATGATCAGAAATTCAAAGATATGTATGCCTTTCTTTCAACAGAAGCAAAAGAAAATATTTCGGAAGAAGACTTTGTTGCCAGATATGAAAAAATCTACACAGACTTAAGTATTAAAGATTTAAAGATCACATATAAGAAACCAGCAGAAGACGAAAAGTTCAATAAAGTAGAAAAAGCAGAAATTCCATTTTCGGTTAAAATGAACAGCATGGCAGGAGAAATCAGCTTTGATAATCAGGCTGCACTGGTGAAAGAAGAGAGAGAGAAAGACGAGAATTGGTATATTAATTGGGATACTACTTATATTTTTTCGGAGTTAGGTCCTGACGACAAAATTTCTGTCAACACGATTCCAGCAGAACGAGGCAGTATTGTCGATAAAAATGAAAATCCGTTAGCAATGAATGGTGTAATTTATGAAATTGGACTAGTTCCAGAACAAATGGGAGATAATTCAGATGCCGTTGTTAATGAACTAGCAAAGCTTTTAGATATTAAAAAAGATACAGTAGAGAAAGCACTCAATGCAGATTGGGTACAACCAAGCTTTTTTGTTCCTATTAAAAAAGTAGCAACAGGAGATCGTGCTTATTTAGATAAACTTTTTGCATTACCTGGTGTGCAAAAGCAAGATACAAAAGGAAGAATTTATCCATTTGGCGAAAGTGCTGCACATTTAATTGGCTATATCGGCAACATCACTGCAGAGGAGCTCGAGAAAAATCAGGAGAAAGGCTATTCAAGCACAGATGTAATTGGAAAAAGAGGCTTGGAGCAAGTACTGGAAGAACGACTAAAAGGTTCGAATGGTGAACAAATTTCAATTAAAAAGACAGACGGCAGTACGGTTACTTTGGCGAAAAAAGAAGTACAAAATGGCGAAAATATAAAGTTGACAATAGACGCTGATTTACAAAAAGAAATATATGAAAAAATGGATGGAGAGGCAGGTACAGCAGCAGCTATTAATCCACAAACAGGAGAAACACTTGCGTTGGTTAGCAGCCCTGCATTTGATCCAAACAAGATGGTTGTTGGTCTGACAACGTCTGAGAAAGAAGCATACGATAATAATAAGCTAGATCCTTTTACCAATCGTTTTAAAAATAAATATGCACCTGGTTCTGTAATGAAGCCTCTTGTAGCAGCAGCTGCATTAACAGAGGGCGTGATTACTCCTGAACAGGAAAGGAAGATTACCACAAAGCAATGGCAAAAGGATAAATCATGGGGCGGTTATTTTGTTACAAGAGTGCATAGCAGCTCAGCTCCAGTAAATCTTGCAGATGCTTTGCTTTACAGTGATAATATTTACTTTGCGCAAACAGCGCTTGATTTAGGGAAAGAAAAATTTGCAAACGAGTTAAAGAAATTTGGATTTGAAGAGCCGTTTACTTATGCTTTTCCAATTGAAACATCCACATATGGCAAATTGGATACAGAAATTTTATTAGCAGACTCAGGCTATGGTCAAGGGCATGTAGAAATGAGTGTGATTCACCTTGCGACAGCATATACTCCGTTTGTTACAGGTGGAAATCTAATGACACCTACCCTATTAGATAGTGACGAGAAGGGGAAAGTTTGGAAAGAAAAAATCATGGACGAATCGGTTGCCAATACGATTTCAGATGACTTACAGCAAGTTATTGAAAATCCAAATGGTACAGCACGTGGCGGAAAAATAAGTGGCAAAACGTTCGCAGGAAAAACAGGAACAGCTGAATTAAAAGAAAAGCAAGGCGAAAAAGGAACAGAAAACGGCTGGTATGTCACTTATGATAAAGACAAAAAAGACTTCTTGATTGCAATGATGATGGAAGCCGTGCAAGACAAAGGCAGCTCCGGACACGTCGTGAAAAAAGTGAAAGAGATAATAGAATAA
- a CDS encoding homoserine dehydrogenase, producing MIKAMKQRKIVITGYGTVAKEFVELLYRKKEAFIEQYHTEYTVIGVVGSIGMIYDPEGLDLSILHGLPTGSIGISQYASMKDLVLESPSMKGDILVECTPTNLETGEPALSYIKQALEANMDIVSVSKGALVHSLPELLAIAKAKGRYIKYSGATAAALPTLDIGEFSLAGSTIQSIKGILNGTSNFILTSMSEGNLTFEKALQLAQENGIAEKNPDLDIKGLDSACKILLLANGLFHTNLTLEDIVVDGIEKVTKADMQRAKINGCEWKLIASAKKQRDRLVLQVKPEIIPPENPLIHVKGTNKGILFETEEMGTICCVGGASHPKGAAAAAMKDIINLIR from the coding sequence ATAATAAAGGCGATGAAGCAAAGAAAAATAGTTATTACTGGATATGGCACAGTTGCTAAAGAATTTGTCGAATTATTATATCGTAAAAAAGAAGCGTTCATAGAACAATATCATACAGAATATACAGTAATCGGAGTGGTTGGCTCAATTGGGATGATTTATGACCCAGAAGGATTAGATCTATCTATATTGCACGGGCTCCCCACAGGATCAATTGGAATTTCGCAATATGCTAGCATGAAAGATTTAGTGCTTGAATCTCCATCAATGAAAGGGGATATTCTCGTAGAATGTACACCAACGAATCTAGAAACAGGAGAACCCGCCCTTTCTTATATAAAACAAGCGCTTGAGGCGAATATGGATATTGTTTCTGTCAGCAAAGGGGCACTTGTTCATTCCTTGCCTGAATTACTGGCAATTGCAAAGGCAAAAGGGCGGTATATCAAGTATAGTGGAGCTACAGCAGCAGCGTTACCTACATTAGATATTGGTGAATTTAGTTTGGCAGGCAGCACTATTCAATCGATAAAAGGGATTTTAAACGGGACATCTAATTTCATTCTGACAAGTATGTCAGAGGGGAATCTAACTTTTGAAAAAGCATTGCAGCTAGCACAAGAAAATGGAATTGCGGAGAAGAATCCCGATTTAGATATTAAAGGATTGGACAGTGCATGCAAAATACTGCTACTAGCAAATGGCTTATTTCATACTAATCTAACATTAGAAGATATTGTGGTAGATGGCATAGAAAAGGTCACAAAAGCGGATATGCAACGCGCTAAAATAAATGGGTGTGAGTGGAAGCTGATTGCATCAGCAAAAAAGCAAAGAGATAGGTTGGTTTTACAAGTAAAACCAGAAATCATTCCTCCTGAAAATCCGCTAATTCATGTAAAGGGAACAAATAAAGGAATTTTGTTTGAAACGGAAGAGATGGGAACCATTTGCTGTGTTGGCGGTGCGTCTCATCCGAAGGGCGCAGCAGCGGCAGCAATGAAAGATATTATTAATCTTATTCGCTAA